A region from the Chlamydiales bacterium genome encodes:
- a CDS encoding ABC transporter ATP-binding protein codes for MTAQIILKAEALSKTFNTPTPLQVLRNLSLEVREGERVAIMGKSGEGKSTLLHILGSLESATSGRIQLCEKDYNSEDLASLRCNKIGFIFQSFNLLEEYTTLENVLMPAKIARRAVSKESEAYRSALSLLDWVGLSDRADFPAKLLSGGEKQRAAIARALINDPALLLADEPSGNLDSSTSKTIYDLLLTCTQKKGKALIVVTHDSALAALCDRTLILKDGVLSVPPPRISFIPNSVLNLECDKVGARSLNQQSGAEAAQLE; via the coding sequence ATGACTGCTCAGATCATCCTTAAGGCTGAAGCTCTCTCTAAAACTTTTAACACTCCAACGCCTCTCCAGGTGCTTCGCAACTTGTCGCTTGAAGTCCGAGAGGGAGAGCGCGTGGCGATCATGGGAAAGTCGGGGGAAGGCAAGAGCACCCTCCTACATATTTTGGGAAGCCTCGAAAGCGCCACGAGCGGACGCATCCAGCTCTGCGAAAAAGATTATAATTCAGAAGATCTTGCGAGCCTCCGCTGCAACAAGATCGGCTTCATATTTCAATCCTTTAATCTTCTTGAAGAGTACACAACTCTAGAGAATGTCCTCATGCCCGCTAAAATCGCGCGCAGAGCTGTTTCCAAAGAGAGTGAGGCCTACCGCTCCGCCCTCTCACTTCTCGATTGGGTAGGACTCTCTGATCGAGCAGACTTCCCAGCTAAGCTCCTCTCTGGGGGAGAAAAGCAGCGCGCAGCAATTGCAAGAGCCTTGATAAACGACCCTGCCCTGCTCCTTGCTGACGAGCCCTCTGGAAACCTCGACTCGTCGACTTCAAAAACGATCTACGACCTTCTGCTCACTTGCACTCAAAAAAAGGGTAAGGCGCTAATCGTTGTTACACACGACTCTGCCCTCGCTGCCCTCTGCGACAGAACCCTCATCCTAAAAGATGGCGTTTTATCCGTCCCTCCTCCTAGAATATCGTTCATACCGAACTCGGTCTTAAACTTGGAATGTGACAAAGTCGGCGCCCGGAGTTTGAATCAGCAAAGCGGCGCCGAAGCAGCTCAACTTGAATAA
- a CDS encoding inositol monophosphatase gives MNKKHSADTSHLCFTAIQAALKAGELLKTGFNSKYAIHSKPGIHNLVTEYDLKAEECIISMIREQFPDHSFLAEESGDSNSTSSSITWVIDPLDGTVNFAHNIPFFSVSIAACTKDETLCGVVYQPMTQELFIAEKGRGSYLNGARLQVSETREIEKSILATGFPYNLQENPLKCIDVFSSVALIGMPIRRLGSAALDISYVAAGRFDGFWEVVLHPWDLAAAKLILEEAGGKLTHYDGKKHPIFTSGTVLATNSLIHEKMVSLLS, from the coding sequence ATGAATAAAAAACACTCTGCTGACACCTCACATCTCTGCTTTACAGCCATCCAGGCAGCGCTAAAAGCTGGTGAACTTTTAAAAACCGGATTCAACTCGAAATATGCGATTCACTCAAAACCTGGAATCCACAACCTAGTTACAGAGTATGACCTCAAAGCGGAAGAGTGCATCATCTCGATGATCCGCGAGCAGTTCCCCGATCACAGCTTTCTGGCAGAAGAGAGTGGCGATAGTAACAGCACGAGTTCGTCAATTACATGGGTTATCGACCCCCTCGATGGCACAGTGAACTTCGCCCACAACATCCCCTTCTTTTCGGTTAGTATCGCAGCATGTACAAAAGATGAGACGCTGTGCGGAGTAGTCTATCAACCGATGACTCAGGAGCTCTTTATTGCAGAAAAAGGAAGAGGCTCCTATCTGAACGGCGCAAGGCTTCAAGTCTCCGAAACTCGCGAAATTGAAAAATCTATTCTTGCAACAGGCTTTCCCTACAATCTTCAAGAGAACCCCTTGAAATGTATCGATGTCTTTTCTAGTGTAGCGCTAATAGGGATGCCAATCAGACGGCTCGGCTCGGCAGCTCTTGATATCTCCTATGTTGCTGCAGGACGCTTTGACGGCTTCTGGGAGGTGGTCCTTCATCCGTGGGATCTTGCTGCTGCAAAGCTAATATTAGAAGAGGCAGGAGGCAAACTGACTCACTACGACGGAAAAAAGCATCCGATTTTTACTTCGGGAACTGTTCTTGCAACTAATAGCCTTATCCACGAAAAGATGGTCTCGCTGCTTTCATGA
- the galE gene encoding UDP-glucose 4-epimerase GalE: MRSVIVTGGAGYIGSHVCKTLKSAGITPITLDNLSQGHRRAVKWGPLVEADISDRAALLKLVQEYTPFAAIHLASSINVRDSLKNPFFYYQNNVVASLRLLENLCEAGVKNFVFSSSAAVYGQPQTYPISEEHPKLPTHPYGKSKLMVEEILQDLHSAYGLTFAALRYFNASGADPEGEVGESHNPETHLIPLVLASAMGRGPTLRINGEDFSTPDGTAIRDYIHVTDLAEAHLKALLWICENKKCLTINLGKGQGYSVREIISAVERVTGRTVSVEVGPRFIEDPTALVADPKKAQTLLNWMPQLSSLETIISTAHRWHLQLPAREMDVNGR, from the coding sequence ATGAGATCTGTGATTGTTACAGGCGGAGCAGGCTATATTGGCAGCCACGTATGTAAGACATTAAAATCGGCAGGAATCACCCCCATCACATTAGACAACCTTAGCCAAGGGCATAGAAGAGCCGTAAAGTGGGGCCCGCTGGTCGAGGCGGATATCTCTGATAGGGCTGCTCTCTTAAAACTTGTTCAGGAGTACACTCCATTTGCAGCTATTCATCTCGCTTCGAGCATCAATGTAAGAGACTCTTTAAAAAACCCTTTTTTTTATTATCAGAACAATGTTGTTGCCTCTCTGAGACTGCTCGAGAATCTGTGCGAGGCCGGGGTCAAAAATTTTGTCTTTTCTAGCAGCGCTGCAGTCTACGGGCAGCCTCAAACTTATCCGATTTCTGAAGAGCATCCAAAACTTCCGACCCATCCCTATGGAAAATCAAAGCTAATGGTTGAAGAGATCCTGCAAGATCTCCATTCTGCTTACGGGCTTACCTTTGCAGCTCTGAGGTATTTTAATGCGTCAGGTGCTGATCCAGAGGGAGAGGTAGGCGAAAGCCATAACCCCGAAACTCACCTCATCCCCTTAGTACTAGCCTCAGCGATGGGCAGAGGCCCTACTCTAAGAATAAATGGAGAGGACTTCTCAACGCCTGATGGAACTGCAATTAGAGATTACATCCACGTCACAGATCTTGCTGAGGCGCACTTAAAAGCCCTTCTATGGATATGTGAAAATAAGAAGTGCCTGACTATTAATCTTGGGAAAGGCCAGGGGTATTCCGTGCGCGAGATCATTAGCGCGGTAGAACGCGTGACAGGTCGCACTGTTTCCGTTGAAGTCGGCCCACGCTTCATTGAAGATCCCACTGCGCTTGTGGCAGATCCGAAAAAAGCTCAAACGCTCCTTAACTGGATGCCTCAGCTCTCTTCGCTAGAGACCATCATCTCCACCGCCCACCGCTGGCATCTGCAACTGCCCGCCAGGGAAATGGACGTTAATGGACGTTAA
- a CDS encoding ABC transporter permease yields MFEFSIARKYLIPRKKQLSASLIAVLSVFVISLVVWLLLVFLSVMDGIERRWMEKMTSLHAPLRINPTPAYYASYYYQIDAMSAASGFSSKTIGEKARASLSDPYSPEEDRELPKNIPSPEQLRDGSLKDPVKLAFSALENLKKTRKDLTFQDYEMSGGLLRLELIRPDEIRSGERTHSYLTQVSYLASFPQKNPFLGDLLISPSEKDLSHVKFLREPSLEYFQLKDSTLPTHHRFGSGVLLPKSFQDGGVLIGDRGYISYAATTTSSVQEQRLSVYVAGFYDPGIMAVGNRCVLAPSAVVRAIHSSQGAYTLDRAQSNGIQVWIKECTAAESVKAELQAEFDRLGISRYWKISSFRDYDFAKDLLMQFQSDKYLFTLIGSIILMVACCNIISLLVLLVNDKRREIGILQAMGASGRSIAGIFALCGAAMGVLSCLIGTLAAVFTLQHIDSLVKLLSFIQGHEALNSIFYGKTLPHTPSQDALLFVLIATPLISLLAGLVPAVKASRLKPSEILRSE; encoded by the coding sequence TTGTTTGAATTTTCGATCGCTCGCAAGTATCTAATCCCAAGAAAAAAGCAGCTTTCAGCCTCGCTGATAGCGGTTCTTTCTGTCTTTGTCATCTCGCTCGTTGTCTGGCTACTTCTTGTATTTCTTTCTGTAATGGACGGCATCGAGCGCAGATGGATGGAGAAGATGACCTCTCTGCATGCACCGCTTAGAATCAATCCCACTCCCGCATATTACGCCTCCTACTACTACCAGATCGACGCAATGAGCGCAGCTTCTGGATTCTCTTCGAAGACGATTGGAGAGAAGGCGCGAGCTTCCCTCTCCGACCCCTACTCTCCGGAAGAAGACCGCGAACTGCCAAAAAACATTCCCTCTCCTGAACAGCTAAGAGATGGAAGCTTAAAAGACCCAGTTAAACTTGCTTTTTCTGCCCTTGAAAATCTTAAAAAGACGCGAAAGGATCTGACTTTTCAAGACTATGAGATGAGCGGCGGACTTCTTCGATTGGAGCTGATCCGCCCAGATGAGATCCGCAGCGGAGAGAGAACGCATAGTTACCTCACACAAGTCTCCTACCTCGCGTCATTCCCACAAAAAAACCCGTTTTTAGGCGACCTTCTCATCTCGCCATCAGAAAAAGATCTAAGCCATGTGAAATTTTTGAGAGAGCCATCTCTCGAATACTTCCAACTAAAAGACTCAACCCTTCCTACTCACCACCGCTTCGGCTCTGGAGTTCTGCTTCCTAAAAGCTTCCAAGATGGTGGTGTCTTGATTGGAGATCGCGGTTATATCTCCTACGCCGCCACTACGACAAGTTCAGTTCAAGAGCAGCGCCTCTCCGTTTACGTCGCAGGCTTCTACGATCCAGGCATTATGGCTGTGGGCAATCGATGCGTCCTAGCCCCCTCTGCTGTTGTGCGAGCTATCCACTCCTCTCAAGGAGCCTATACTCTCGATAGAGCGCAATCTAACGGGATTCAGGTCTGGATAAAGGAGTGCACAGCTGCTGAGAGCGTTAAAGCGGAGCTGCAAGCAGAATTCGATAGACTTGGCATCAGCCGCTACTGGAAGATCTCCTCTTTTCGCGATTATGATTTCGCAAAAGATCTTCTGATGCAGTTTCAGAGCGATAAGTATCTTTTTACTTTAATCGGCAGCATCATCCTGATGGTTGCCTGCTGCAACATTATCTCCCTCCTTGTGCTGCTTGTTAACGATAAGCGACGCGAAATAGGAATTTTGCAAGCTATGGGAGCAAGCGGCCGCAGCATTGCTGGGATCTTTGCTCTCTGTGGAGCTGCTATGGGAGTGCTTAGCTGCTTAATAGGCACACTCGCTGCTGTATTCACTCTTCAACACATCGACAGCCTCGTCAAGCTTCTGAGCTTTATACAAGGCCATGAAGCGCTCAATTCGATTTTTTATGGGAAGACTCTTCCTCACACCCCAAGCCAGGATGCGCTTCTCTTTGTTCTCATCGCAACCCCGCTTATCTCACTTTTGGCAGGTCTCGTTCCTGCGGTAAAGGCGAGCAGACTTAAACCCTCTGAGATCTTGAGGTCCGAATGA
- a CDS encoding sugar transferase, translating to MCKRLFDIVFSASVLLLGSPIYLMIALAVRITSSGSIFYASSRVGLGGKPFPCWKFRTMFKDADCRLKELLDGCPDLKKEWETFWKLQNDPRVTPVGRFLRKTSLDELPQFWNVLKGDLSVVGPRPVTADEIERYYGDKAEKILSLRPGITGLWQTSGRSLITFEERVNLEESYVEHSSFFYDIKLILKTIPYLFFSRGAF from the coding sequence ATGTGTAAACGTCTGTTTGATATTGTCTTTAGTGCATCGGTTCTCCTGCTTGGATCGCCGATTTATCTGATGATTGCGCTCGCTGTTAGGATCACATCTTCTGGGTCGATATTTTATGCATCAAGCCGTGTCGGTTTGGGCGGCAAGCCATTTCCTTGCTGGAAGTTCCGCACCATGTTTAAAGATGCTGATTGTAGGCTCAAAGAGCTGCTGGATGGCTGCCCTGATTTAAAAAAAGAGTGGGAGACCTTCTGGAAACTACAGAATGATCCGCGCGTCACTCCTGTCGGAAGGTTTCTTCGAAAAACTTCGCTAGACGAGCTGCCGCAATTTTGGAATGTTTTGAAGGGAGATCTCAGCGTCGTTGGACCAAGACCAGTTACCGCTGATGAGATCGAAAGATACTATGGAGACAAGGCGGAAAAGATTCTCTCTTTAAGACCAGGAATTACTGGGCTCTGGCAGACTTCGGGAAGAAGCTTGATCACATTTGAAGAGCGGGTAAATCTCGAAGAGAGTTACGTGGAACACTCCTCATTTTTTTACGACATAAAACTTATCTTAAAAACGATTCCCTACCTCTTTTTTTCTAGAGGCGCTTTCTGA
- the pgl gene encoding 6-phosphogluconolactonase produces MLKRVKIGEKRELVVPGNYAETLQFCVQHWIKVAQTSIEERGSFAVALSGGSTPKAIYESLALPENAKKIDWSKVYLFWSDERTVGPDHPESNYHMAMQAGFAKLPIPQDQIFRMQAEKSLEMEAERYEKIIGDQLQDRPFDLIMLGMGDDGHTASLFPHTAGLQVRDRLVIANEIPQKQCWRMTMTFACINQALHNAIYVLGSSKKEMLAEVLSSNKDVERLPSQGVGTKEHPAIWIADSAAAALFLSRSSH; encoded by the coding sequence GTGCTAAAGAGAGTAAAAATTGGAGAAAAGCGAGAGCTCGTCGTACCAGGAAACTACGCCGAAACTCTACAATTTTGTGTGCAGCACTGGATTAAAGTTGCCCAAACTTCAATTGAAGAGCGCGGCAGTTTTGCTGTTGCACTTTCTGGAGGGTCAACCCCAAAGGCGATCTACGAGAGCTTAGCTCTTCCTGAGAATGCAAAAAAAATCGACTGGTCTAAAGTCTACCTCTTCTGGAGTGATGAGCGCACAGTTGGACCCGACCATCCTGAGAGTAACTACCACATGGCAATGCAAGCCGGCTTCGCAAAACTTCCCATTCCTCAAGATCAGATCTTTCGCATGCAGGCTGAAAAGAGCCTTGAAATGGAGGCTGAGCGTTATGAGAAGATAATTGGAGACCAGCTTCAAGATAGACCTTTTGATCTAATCATGCTTGGCATGGGCGATGATGGACACACCGCCTCTCTATTTCCCCACACGGCAGGCCTGCAAGTCAGAGATCGGCTAGTAATTGCAAATGAAATTCCTCAGAAACAGTGCTGGAGAATGACGATGACATTCGCCTGCATCAATCAAGCTCTACATAACGCCATCTACGTCCTAGGCTCTTCAAAAAAAGAGATGCTCGCAGAAGTTCTATCTTCAAATAAGGACGTTGAGCGACTCCCTTCTCAAGGAGTAGGCACTAAAGAGCATCCCGCCATCTGGATCGCAGATAGTGCTGCAGCGGCCTTATTTCTTTCTCGCTCCTCTCATTAA
- the rpmG gene encoding 50S ribosomal protein L33 — MAKTARESIKLKSTESTEVYWTTKNKRNTTERIERKKYDKKLKRHVIFKEAK, encoded by the coding sequence ATGGCAAAAACAGCCCGTGAATCGATTAAGCTAAAAAGCACTGAAAGTACAGAAGTCTACTGGACAACTAAAAACAAGCGCAACACCACAGAGCGCATCGAACGCAAAAAATATGACAAGAAGCTTAAGCGCCATGTCATCTTCAAAGAAGCGAAGTAG
- a CDS encoding polyprenyl synthetase family protein yields MLSGFDSLRSSIIEKLKEFCSEAHHPLILPLFEAALYSLSSGKRLRPLLTIKTAEIYHVAEDVALTPACALEMIHAYSLIHDDLPCMDDDDMRRGAPTLHKVYDEGHAVLTGDFLLTYAFELLATAPGLNAETRLALTRTLAERAGANGMLGGQVIDLSIEELDFDLETIELMHRKKTGALFACALEFGGIIGRAPARDLALLKQIGEEFGIAYQIFDDLEDAGEDNTSCLQILTPSQAQALAQEKLTLVSSLLSSLSVPSLPLSSLLDSLSPKVH; encoded by the coding sequence ATGCTCTCTGGCTTTGACTCACTGAGAAGCTCTATCATAGAGAAATTAAAAGAGTTCTGTTCAGAAGCTCACCACCCCCTGATTTTACCACTTTTTGAAGCCGCCTTATACAGCTTATCGTCCGGAAAAAGGCTGCGGCCCCTTCTCACAATAAAAACAGCTGAAATCTACCACGTCGCAGAAGATGTTGCACTAACACCTGCTTGTGCGCTCGAGATGATTCACGCCTATTCGCTCATTCATGACGACCTTCCTTGTATGGATGATGATGACATGCGAAGGGGCGCTCCTACCCTGCATAAAGTTTACGATGAGGGACATGCCGTTCTTACTGGCGACTTCCTTTTGACCTACGCCTTTGAACTCTTGGCTACTGCCCCTGGCCTGAATGCTGAAACGAGGTTAGCCCTCACTCGCACTCTTGCTGAAAGAGCAGGGGCTAACGGAATGCTTGGGGGGCAGGTGATCGATCTCTCCATCGAAGAGCTCGATTTCGATCTTGAAACAATTGAACTCATGCATAGAAAAAAAACCGGCGCGCTCTTTGCTTGTGCTCTCGAATTTGGTGGAATTATCGGAAGAGCTCCTGCAAGAGATCTCGCTCTCCTTAAACAGATCGGTGAAGAGTTTGGCATCGCCTATCAGATCTTTGATGACCTAGAAGATGCGGGTGAAGATAACACCTCCTGCCTGCAGATTCTCACACCCTCACAAGCCCAAGCGCTAGCCCAAGAAAAGCTCACCCTCGTCTCGTCTCTCCTGAGCTCCCTCTCCGTCCCATCCCTCCCTCTCTCCTCCCTCCTCGACTCCCTCTCTCCAAAAGTACACTAA
- a CDS encoding TerC family protein — protein MEKLMPWVVFHLVLLGLLALDLGIWRKRAGEIKLKVALLWSGFWIALSLLFNLYIYFSRGEEAALQFFAGYLIEKSLSVDNLFVFIVIFSFFKIPKKYQHKVLFYGILGALVSRICFILGGVALLEHFEWMIYLLGAFLCATAVRFFVQKEEEIQPKNSFLVKGLKKIFPVTPELHGQNFFVRQKSKLYMTPLFLALLVVESTDIIFAIDSIPAVFAVTRDPFIVYTSNICAILGLRSIHFVLESFMDRFHYLKIGLSAVLLFVGAKMLLSYYVRIPIWVTLTTIALILSISVLFSLMRGARKK, from the coding sequence ATGGAAAAATTGATGCCTTGGGTTGTTTTTCATCTGGTTCTTCTTGGTCTGCTTGCTTTAGATCTGGGGATTTGGAGGAAGCGAGCTGGTGAGATAAAGCTGAAAGTAGCTCTTTTGTGGAGCGGGTTCTGGATCGCTCTTTCTCTGCTATTTAATCTCTATATCTATTTCAGTCGTGGTGAAGAAGCAGCCCTTCAGTTTTTTGCAGGTTATCTGATCGAGAAATCGCTCAGCGTGGATAACCTCTTCGTCTTCATCGTGATCTTCTCCTTTTTTAAGATTCCAAAAAAATATCAGCATAAGGTCCTTTTTTATGGGATCTTAGGTGCGCTTGTATCGCGTATCTGTTTTATCTTGGGAGGAGTAGCTCTACTAGAGCATTTTGAGTGGATGATCTATCTGCTGGGAGCATTTTTATGCGCCACTGCAGTGCGTTTCTTTGTTCAGAAAGAGGAGGAGATTCAGCCTAAAAACAGCTTTCTTGTTAAAGGGCTGAAAAAAATTTTTCCTGTGACGCCAGAGCTTCATGGACAGAACTTTTTTGTGCGTCAGAAGAGTAAACTATATATGACGCCTCTTTTTCTAGCTCTTCTCGTTGTAGAGTCGACAGATATTATCTTTGCTATCGATTCAATTCCTGCGGTATTTGCCGTCACAAGAGATCCATTTATTGTCTACACATCGAACATCTGCGCAATTTTGGGATTGCGTTCGATCCATTTTGTGCTTGAATCGTTCATGGATCGCTTTCACTATCTTAAGATCGGACTATCAGCGGTTCTACTATTTGTGGGAGCGAAGATGCTTCTGAGCTACTATGTTCGAATCCCGATCTGGGTTACGTTGACGACCATCGCACTCATCTTGAGTATCTCTGTTCTCTTTTCATTAATGAGAGGAGCGAGAAAGAAATAA
- the tsaD gene encoding tRNA (adenosine(37)-N6)-threonylcarbamoyltransferase complex transferase subunit TsaD: protein MKVLGIETTCDETSCAIVEDGQRILAHKIYSQFDLHCQFNGVFPELASRRHLDVLIPVLRETMEEAKLSPKEIDLIAVAKGPGLIGALLVGLNAAKTLSLAWEIPFIGVNHVEAHLYASMMGGAERLFPALGVVISGGHTFLVKIDGVGSYQLIGTTQDDAIGEAFDKVATLIGLPYPGGPVIEALARSGDPHRYPFKPGKVKEGPLDFSFSGLKTSVLYAVKGANSNKDSPICISEEEKPHIAASFQEAALGDIVQKALAAARQFDCRAIYVGGGVSNNKRLREMFTERSSGIPLFWPAPGLSLDNAAMIAGLGFHTLQKKGCGDALDLEAQPRIPLN, encoded by the coding sequence ATGAAAGTACTTGGAATTGAAACAACCTGTGATGAGACCTCTTGCGCCATTGTAGAAGATGGGCAGAGGATCCTTGCGCATAAAATCTACTCTCAATTCGACCTACACTGCCAGTTTAACGGAGTCTTTCCAGAACTCGCCTCTAGGCGCCACCTCGATGTCTTGATCCCAGTACTTCGAGAAACGATGGAAGAGGCTAAACTCTCCCCTAAAGAGATCGACCTCATCGCCGTGGCAAAAGGCCCTGGGCTAATTGGGGCACTTCTCGTTGGGTTAAACGCTGCTAAGACCCTCTCTCTTGCTTGGGAGATCCCTTTTATCGGAGTGAACCACGTAGAAGCACACCTCTATGCTTCGATGATGGGAGGCGCCGAAAGGCTCTTTCCTGCTCTTGGAGTTGTCATCTCTGGCGGGCACACCTTCTTGGTAAAGATCGATGGAGTGGGTAGCTACCAGCTGATCGGTACAACTCAGGATGACGCCATCGGTGAGGCGTTTGACAAGGTAGCAACACTCATCGGCCTCCCCTATCCAGGCGGCCCTGTAATTGAAGCTCTAGCGCGGAGCGGCGATCCCCACCGCTACCCATTCAAACCTGGCAAGGTGAAAGAAGGCCCGTTGGACTTCTCATTTAGTGGACTAAAGACCTCGGTCCTCTATGCTGTTAAGGGCGCCAACTCGAATAAAGACTCTCCAATTTGTATATCCGAGGAGGAGAAGCCGCATATTGCCGCCTCATTTCAAGAGGCAGCTCTTGGAGATATTGTTCAAAAGGCGCTCGCTGCAGCTCGTCAGTTTGACTGCAGAGCAATCTACGTGGGTGGAGGCGTAAGCAATAACAAGAGACTTAGAGAGATGTTCACAGAGAGAAGCTCGGGCATCCCCCTGTTCTGGCCTGCCCCAGGTCTCAGTCTAGACAATGCCGCGATGATCGCTGGTCTCGGCTTTCACACACTTCAAAAGAAGGGATGCGGCGATGCCCTCGACTTAGAAGCCCAACCCCGCATCCCTCTGAACTAA
- a CDS encoding UDP-glucose/GDP-mannose dehydrogenase family protein yields MQLLIIGTGYVGLVTGACFAEMGHHVTCLDIDQEKIDQLKNGNVPIFEPGLTELVLRNQAAGRLIFTTDYAEAVNSSSVCFIAVPTPSAADGSCEISYILQAASEVARQMQEDKVIVTKSTAPPGTAHAVKRCIREILDKRGVDLNFDLVSNPEFLKEGCAVSDCMKPDRIILGVENSHAEKVMREIYSSFTWNHDRFISMDLLSAEMTKYAANAMLATRISFMNELSRLCESIGANIHSVRVGIGSDVRIGYQFLYAGIGYGGSCFPKDLRALIASGQKAGCEMSLVQAVEEINERQKMLLGSKILSYFATQGGVKNKTIALWGLSFKPDTDDIREAPSLVLIQQLSEAGAKLRLYDPIAMSAMKKAVKDQSNITWCSDEYQAAEGADAIALLTEWKQFRVVNFEQLLTKMRGKGFFDGRNQYKSQEMLERGFDYFGIGIPQPTTQEACSLALTH; encoded by the coding sequence ATGCAGCTTCTCATTATCGGCACTGGATATGTTGGCCTAGTTACGGGTGCCTGTTTTGCCGAAATGGGACACCATGTCACCTGCCTTGATATCGACCAAGAGAAGATAGATCAGCTAAAAAACGGCAATGTTCCCATTTTTGAACCAGGCCTAACAGAGCTCGTTCTGCGCAACCAGGCGGCTGGCCGCCTCATCTTTACCACCGACTACGCTGAAGCCGTCAACTCAAGCTCAGTCTGCTTCATTGCCGTTCCCACACCATCTGCTGCTGATGGCTCTTGCGAAATCAGCTACATACTGCAAGCTGCCTCTGAGGTGGCGCGTCAGATGCAAGAAGATAAGGTCATTGTAACAAAATCGACCGCGCCTCCTGGAACTGCTCATGCAGTAAAAAGATGCATACGCGAGATACTGGATAAAAGAGGCGTAGACCTCAATTTTGATCTCGTCTCAAATCCGGAATTTTTAAAAGAGGGTTGCGCAGTCTCCGACTGCATGAAGCCCGACAGGATCATCCTCGGAGTTGAAAACTCACATGCCGAAAAGGTGATGCGCGAGATCTACTCCTCTTTCACCTGGAATCACGACCGCTTTATCTCGATGGATCTTCTCTCCGCAGAGATGACTAAGTATGCAGCCAATGCGATGCTCGCAACGCGAATCTCTTTCATGAATGAGCTATCTCGCCTCTGCGAGAGCATCGGGGCTAACATCCACTCTGTCCGTGTGGGAATCGGTTCTGACGTGCGGATCGGCTACCAGTTTCTCTATGCGGGAATCGGTTATGGAGGCTCCTGCTTCCCAAAGGATTTACGTGCCCTGATTGCATCTGGTCAAAAGGCGGGGTGCGAGATGTCGCTAGTCCAAGCCGTCGAAGAGATCAATGAGAGGCAGAAGATGCTGCTTGGAAGCAAGATCCTCTCCTACTTTGCTACTCAAGGCGGCGTCAAAAACAAGACGATTGCGCTCTGGGGACTCTCATTTAAACCTGATACAGATGATATCAGAGAAGCACCCTCACTTGTACTCATTCAGCAGCTCAGCGAGGCTGGAGCTAAGCTAAGGCTCTATGATCCGATTGCAATGAGTGCAATGAAAAAAGCGGTGAAAGATCAGAGCAATATCACCTGGTGCAGCGATGAGTATCAAGCAGCTGAAGGTGCCGATGCGATCGCCCTTCTAACGGAATGGAAGCAGTTTCGCGTTGTTAACTTTGAACAGCTTTTAACGAAGATGCGCGGAAAAGGCTTTTTCGATGGAAGAAATCAGTACAAGTCTCAGGAGATGCTCGAAAGAGGATTCGACTATTTTGGAATCGGCATTCCACAACCAACCACGCAGGAAGCATGCTCTCTGGCTTTGACTCACTGA
- a CDS encoding cyclase family protein: MFSNFRLIDLTHTLDGSIPTWNGSCGFHHEVKMDYDQGVRVLSYKMHAGVGTHMDAPSHFYCDGKHIADLPLEQLITPLYMIDVANRSHPDFLLSRADILAFEKKHGEISKGSALLLNTGWSSRWGDVEAFRNPDSSGKMHFPGFSTEAALLLLERGVVGIGIDTLSPDGVNPNGDFPVHQHILGAGKYILENLTNLEKVPATGALLVALPLKIREGTESAVRAVAVI; this comes from the coding sequence ATGTTCTCAAATTTTAGATTGATCGACCTTACTCACACCCTCGATGGCTCTATACCCACATGGAATGGGAGCTGCGGCTTTCATCATGAGGTGAAGATGGATTATGACCAGGGAGTGCGCGTTCTGAGCTATAAGATGCACGCTGGGGTAGGGACCCACATGGATGCCCCCTCTCATTTCTATTGTGATGGAAAGCATATTGCAGACCTTCCGCTAGAGCAGCTGATCACCCCTCTCTACATGATCGATGTTGCAAACAGGTCCCATCCAGATTTTTTATTGAGCCGGGCCGATATACTCGCCTTTGAAAAGAAGCATGGAGAGATCTCCAAGGGAAGCGCGCTTCTTCTCAATACGGGCTGGTCGAGCCGCTGGGGAGATGTTGAAGCCTTTCGAAATCCCGATAGCTCCGGGAAGATGCACTTTCCCGGATTTTCAACTGAGGCGGCACTTCTTCTATTGGAAAGAGGGGTTGTTGGGATTGGAATCGACACCCTCTCTCCAGATGGAGTTAATCCAAACGGAGATTTTCCCGTGCACCAGCACATCCTGGGCGCTGGAAAATATATTTTAGAGAATTTAACCAACTTAGAAAAAGTACCAGCAACAGGTGCGCTTCTGGTCGCCCTCCCATTAAAAATACGCGAGGGAACCGAATCTGCGGTGCGAGCCGTAGCCGTAATTTAA